The Nitrospirota bacterium genomic interval ATAACAGGGAGGCAATCCTTGACGGAGCAAAGGAATTTTGCAATATAACTTGCGGTAACATTATTGCAAAGATGGCGCAGAGGGGAAAGACCATGGACATCAGCCCTCCTGTAGAAATTAATTATTCAGGCGGGGGGTATTCTTTTGTAAAGGGCGGAAATGCCGTTTACTATCCTATGGCGTCGCCGCAAGGGGATATCACCTTAATCTTAGTCCCGGGATAGGATGCGCCCTGCGGGGCGCGGACATGGCAAGCACAATATCCCGTTCTTCTATATTGACACGCTCTATGCGCACGCTTACTGTCTGCCCCAGCGCAAAGGTCTTTCTCCTGTTCCTGCCTGTAAGGCGGTAGTTTTTCTCATCAAATTTATAGTAATCGTCAGCCATGTATGAGACATGCAGAAAGCCCTCAACAAAAAAATCCTTAAGTTGTATCTTTAAGCCGTAAGGCGTTACATCGGTTATAAGCCCGTCGTATTCATCCCCGACCTTATCCTTCATAAACCAGGCCCTCATGGCGCTGATGACCTCCCTTTCAGCTTCGTCAGCCAGACGCTCTGTGCGCGAAGAATGTGCGGCTATATCAGGGAGGAGCTTTTTAATGTGCTGTATTTTTTTATCAGTGAGTTTATTTTTCAAAGAGTCCTTGAGTATCCTGTGCACAACAAGGTCAGGGTAGCGCCTTATCGGCGATGTAAAATGCGTGTAGCATTTTGATGCAAGTCCGAAGTGCCCGGTATTTTCCGTAGAATATTTTGCCTGTTTAAGGGACCTGAGCAGGAGAATGTTTAAAAATGCCTCCTCAGGCTTTCCCTTTGTCTCCTTAAGGATTGAACGGAACGCTGTAACACCGGTCTTTTTTGCGCGTAAGCCGAGGGCGTTAAAAACAGGTATAAGCTCTTCAAGTTTGGAGGTATCAGGCTTTTCGTGTATCCTGTAAAGCGAAGGAATGCCTCGGTCCTCAAGATAAGATGCAACTGCCTCATTTGCCGCTATCATAAACTCTTCAATAATGACATGGCTTAAGCTCCGCTCTGCCTTGATTATCGCCTCAGGCCTGCCCTGTATGTCAAAGAGCACCTCAGGCTCGGGCAGGTCAAAATCAAGACTTCCTCTCTCAATCCGTTTCTTCCTCAGAAGCCCGCAGAGTTCATCCATAACCTCAAAGCTGTCAATGAGATATGTATATTTCCGCCTTTCGTGGAGGTCATTGTCAACAAGGATTTTGCTTACTGAGGTGTAGGTCATCCGTTCATTGCTGTATATGATGCTCGGATAAAAAGACTTTTTTGTAAGTTCGCCTGCTCTGTCAAAATGCATCTCAGCCGTGACTGTCAGCCTGTCTGCCCTGGGCACAAGACTGCATAGATTATTTGAAAGCTCCTTTGGAAGCATGGGGATTACCTTGTGCGGA includes:
- a CDS encoding VacB/RNase II family 3'-5' exoribonuclease; protein product: DGFILYVHIADVSHYAPWDSALDLEARHRGTSVYFPHKVIPMLPKELSNNLCSLVPRADRLTVTAEMHFDRAGELTKKSFYPSIIYSNERMTYTSVSKILVDNDLHERRKYTYLIDSFEVMDELCGLLRKKRIERGSLDFDLPEPEVLFDIQGRPEAIIKAERSLSHVIIEEFMIAANEAVASYLEDRGIPSLYRIHEKPDTSKLEELIPVFNALGLRAKKTGVTAFRSILKETKGKPEEAFLNILLLRSLKQAKYSTENTGHFGLASKCYTHFTSPIRRYPDLVVHRILKDSLKNKLTDKKIQHIKKLLPDIAAHSSRTERLADEAEREVISAMRAWFMKDKVGDEYDGLITDVTPYGLKIQLKDFFVEGFLHVSYMADDYYKFDEKNYRLTGRNRRKTFALGQTVSVRIERVNIEERDIVLAMSAPRRAHPIPGLRLR